In Thunnus thynnus chromosome 4, fThuThy2.1, whole genome shotgun sequence, a genomic segment contains:
- the LOC137181577 gene encoding uncharacterized protein C6orf132 homolog, producing MKRGTLNFLGRKNQSLFDTNIKIKDMDNVELVLGSSAIPESGTASVRARPTVKHHSTSESFQGFAVPTPKVPLLPHVNGPKTNGSVGGDRLSNGSVISVPDLVEGEIFVPPPPSVAPPPPPGTFIPPPLDFIGDLDGPDLATLQPPSMPAPKLMSLAPSMEEDLSLLKPPPMAPPKPPSTCSSSSTSSIPISIPPPAKVPEHPKFAPPQPPIERQQKTSKTPPPKPIRLSSISNLDSPPQTPAPPPPGQTPTQSTFNPQNTAKLYNVPRPSVLSGYEDRDTRPKQILLLEDSGSGMSAPVLVKVDGKAPKVAPPSKPISKDVLDVKENLQITPPSQSPLPGPKKEANTGTVSAQQETEKPLQTPHQTSPQLQKVNSTEVNSETSQGKHQSPSQSRKFSPLLDCKLRHLKSSETNGAREGPAASPLALLMAAKQREKQRSTLSRENSAKKTEQPSTSIHQSDSSRNSFIVIPRSSSPSSVPSQERTQERPKSLIPMENMQTIQTLEKSDSTTLIKNQIPSTSPALSRTAEAASPSVSNQVVQKLDPEQSLPKSQSSQCEDNKEVLSMPLLPPPPEFDDFDEIMEPPPSIRPPDPPMKKTPTPTVNPLPPAHVPPPPPKPNPPNPPAAPKLPPPDTDVKPKQQVQTKPQVAPTQLPSTLSPSQATLLSILQKKMLEMDHKLTPMKDVDSSSDDWGAPLSNEDTKIPVVPKATPQSTNYPVAKKAATLDMRELEGKVVRKYQETSSKKATTSNGPQSKHQYGMTFTVRPGTKQPITLVSKGDSP from the exons ATGAAGAGGGGGACGCTGAACTTCTTGGGTCGAAAGAACCAGTCTCTTTTCGACACCAATATCAAAATCAAGGACATGG ataATGTGGAGTTGGTGCTGGGGTCATCAGCGATCCCAGAGTCGGGTACTGCCAGTGTGCGGGCCAGACCCACAGTCAAGCATCAT TCCACATCTGAGAGTTTTCAAGGGTTTGCTGTTCCAACACCAAAAGTCCCTCTCCTCCCCCATGTCAATGGTCCAAAGACCAATGGTTCAG TCGGTGGAGATCGGTTATCCAACGGATCAGTTATCTCTGTGCCTGACCTGGTGGAGGGGGAAATAtttgttcctcctcctccctctgtggcccctccaccccctccagGGACTTTTATCCCTCCTCCACTAGACTTCATAGGTGATCTAGATGGTCCAGACCTGGCAACCCTTCAGCCTCCTTCCATGCCTGCTCCAAAACTCATGTCACTAGCACCCTCCATGGAGGAGGATCTAAGCCTCTTAAAACCCCCACCAATGGCTCCGCCAAAGCCTCCATCTACTTGCTCTAGCAGCTCTACGTCATCCATACCCATTTCTATCCCACCACCAGCCAAAGTTCCTGAACATCCAAAATTTGCCCCACCACAGCCCCCTATTGAAAGGCAACAGAAGACTTCTAAGACGCCACCTCCAAAGCCCATTAGACTGTCCTCTATCTCCAACCTTGACTCCCCACCACAAACCcctgctccacctccacctgggcaaacacccacacagtccaCCTTCAATCCCCAAAACACAGCAAAGCTTTACAATGTTCCTCGGCCTTCTGTTCTCAGTGGGTATGAGGATCGTGACACCAGACCCAAGCAGATCTTACTCCTGGAGGATTCTGGGTCTGGTATGTCCGCCCCAGTGCTTGTCAAGGTAGATGGAAAAGCCCCTAAGGTGGCACCACCATCTAAACCAATTTCCAAAGATGTATTGGATGTTAAGGAGAACTTACAAATTACCCCGCCCTCTCAGTCACCCCTACCTGGACCAAAAAAGGAGGCTAATACAGGGACAGTTTCAGCACAGCAAGAAACAGAGAAACCTCTTCAGACTCCACATCAAACATCACCACAGCTTCAGAAAGTGAACAGTACTGAGGTGAATTCAGAAACTAGCCAAGGCAAACATCAATCTCCAAGTCAAAGTCGCAAATTCAGTCCATTATTAGATTGTAAACTACGCCACCTGAAGAGTAGTGAAACCAATGGGGCACGCGAGGGACCTGCAGCTTCCCCGCTGGCTCTCTTAATGGCggcaaagcaaagagaaaagcagagatcGACTCTGTCACGGGAAAACAGTGCCAAGAAGACTGAGCAGCCTAGTACGAGCATTCACCAGAGTGACTCAAGTCGCAATTCCTTTATTGTCATTCCAAGATCCAGCTCACCCTCCTCTGTACCATCTCAAGAGAGAACGCAGGAGAGACCAAAGTCTCTCATTCCTATGGAGAATATGCAAACAATTCAGACTCTAGAAAAATCGGACAGCACCACACTGATCAAGAATCAGATACCATCTACCAGTCCAGCTCTCAGTAGGACAGCAGAAGCTGCATCCCCAAGTGTGAGCAACCAAGTTGTGCAGAAACTAGATCCAGAGCAAAGCCTGCCAAAGTCTCAATCTTCACAGTGTGAGGATAATAAAGAGGTGTTAAGTATGCCATTACTTCCCCCGCCGCCAGAGTTTGACGATTTTGATGAGATTATGGAGCCCCCTCCTTCCATCCGTCCACCTGATCCTCCCATGAAAAAGACACCAACGCCAACTGTAAACCCTCTCCCTCCAGCTCATgttccaccacctccaccaaaACCTAACCCTCCAAACCCTCCAGCAGCTCCAAAGCTCCCGCCTCCTGACACTGATGTCAAACCAAAGCAGCAAGTTCAGACAAAACCGCAAGTGGCCCCTACTCAGCTACCATCTACTCTTTCGCCCAGTCAGGCTACACTCCTGAGCATCTTACAGAAGAAGATGTTGGAAATGGACCACAAACTAACTCCCATGAAAGATGTAGACTCCAGTTCTGATGACTGGGGTGCCCCCCTGTCTAATGAGGACACTAAGATCCCTGTTGTCCCCAAAGCCACACCACAGAGCACGAATTACCCTGTGGCCAAGAAAGCAGCAACCCTGGACATGCGGGAATTGGAGGGTAAAGTGGTCAGAAAGTATCAGGAGACGTCCTCAAAAAAAGCTACCACCAG CAATGGACCACAGTCAAAACATCAGTATGGTATGACATTCACAGTTCGGCCTGGAACTAAACAGCCTATTACTCTTGTCAGTAAAGGGGATTCTCCATGA
- the wdr77 gene encoding methylosome protein 50, whose amino-acid sequence MKSAVDTSMIKENRWNIPPNAPACMEKHLCSAQYRADGTLLLGASSLTGRSWQGSVWIYSDPEQAPNEGFCKAGVQTEAGVIDVKWVSEKGVVVASDSGALELWELAEDERLLVNRFTKQEHDHIVTTVSPVTGASSAVTGSMDCRIKVWDLSQEMVVTTYSAHTQPISCVACSPADDSLFISCGQDGRVLMWDRRKPNKPASRIDLEAPSCSPTTVAWHPHHRSTIAFGDEMGRVTVKDFLGTEPARVENVHSRRVNGLAFSTHSASLLASISDDCSLTVMNSELREIFRDRRHQDFVKGVCWLHGNSNTLTTVGWDHLVLHHTVDPAAEAPNSSS is encoded by the exons ATGAAAAGTGCTGTGGATACTAGCATGATCAAGGAAAACCGCTGGAACATACCCCCCAATGCTCCGGCATGCATGGAGAAGCATCTGTGCTCGGCGCAATACAGAGCAG ATGGCACCCTGCTGCTTGGTGCCTCCAGCCTCACTGGCAGGAGCTGGCAGGGCTCTGTGTGGATCTACAGTGACCCTGAACAGGCCCCCAATGAGGGATTCTGCAAAGCCGGTGTGCAGACTGAGGCTGGTGTCATAGATGTCAAATGGGTGTCAGAAAAGGGTGTCGTTGTTGCATCAGACTCTG gTGCCTTGGAGCTGTGGGAACTTGCAGAGGATGAGCGCCTGCTGGTGAATCGCTTCACCAAACAGGAGCATGACCATATTGTTACCACAGTGAGCCCCGTTACTGGAGCAAGCAGTGCTGTGACTGGCAGCATGGACTGCAG AATTAAAGTCTGGGATCTCAGTCAGGAGATGGTTGTCACTACATACAGTG cacacacacagccaatcaGTTGTGTTGCCTGCAGCCCTGCAGACGattctctcttcatctcctgcGGTCAA GACGGCCGTGTGTTGATGTGGGACAGAAGGAAGCCAAATAAACCAGCCTCAAGAATAG ATTTAGAGGCTCCCAGCTGTTCGCCTACAACTGTAGCTTGGCACCCCCACCACAGAAGCACCATTGCTTTTG GTGATGAGATGGGCAGAGTGACAGTGAAGGATTTCCTGGGAACAGAGCCGGCTCGAGTGGAAAATGTCCACAGCCGCAGAGTTAACGGGCTAGCCTTCTCTACACATAG TGCCTCCTTGCTAGCCTCCATTAGCGATGACTGCTCCCTCACTGTTATGAACTCTGAACTCCGAGAAAT ATTTAGAGATCGGCGACACCAGGACTTTGTCAAAGGTGTGTGCTGGCTCCATGGCAACTCCAACACCCTCACGACTGTAGGCTGGGATCACCTTGTGCTTCACCACACAGTGGATCCAGCTGCTGAAGCTCCCAACTCCTCCTCTTAG